In Rhizobium sp. N324, a single genomic region encodes these proteins:
- a CDS encoding LysR substrate-binding domain-containing protein: MRDIPGMRALKTLDAAGRHLNFSRAADELGVTPAAVSYQIKEIEDQLGLSLFTRTNRSIRMTEAGAVLCNASAEALELMRRAVTQARRRIPASGQLTVSVDPDFAAKWLMQRLKSFRNLWPDVDVRFDVSTEVRDFGLDDIDVAIRSGAESYPELCAHRLFDDVVVPVCSPHLLSSETPLREPADLLNHTLVHIEWAPRGVAWPNWQMWMAAAGVGDFDGSRTVALKTSAEMLQAAINGDAIALVDLTSVANDLSQNRLVRLFDLSIRIAPQFAYFLVYPQESASDPGVVAFRDWVLDEAGRMQP; encoded by the coding sequence ATGCGCGATATTCCAGGGATGCGGGCGCTGAAGACGCTTGATGCGGCCGGGCGGCATTTGAACTTCAGCCGTGCTGCTGACGAGCTTGGCGTGACCCCGGCGGCCGTCAGCTATCAGATCAAGGAAATCGAAGACCAACTCGGTTTATCGCTTTTCACACGCACCAATCGTTCCATCCGGATGACCGAAGCAGGGGCAGTTCTTTGCAATGCTTCCGCTGAAGCGCTCGAACTAATGAGACGTGCAGTCACGCAGGCACGTAGGCGCATACCCGCTTCCGGTCAGTTGACTGTTTCAGTTGATCCAGATTTCGCTGCCAAATGGCTGATGCAACGCCTCAAGAGCTTCCGCAACCTCTGGCCGGACGTAGACGTGCGGTTCGATGTCTCCACGGAGGTCCGCGACTTTGGGCTGGATGACATTGATGTGGCCATTCGCTCTGGTGCAGAAAGCTATCCTGAACTTTGTGCGCATCGATTGTTCGACGATGTTGTAGTGCCCGTTTGCAGCCCCCACCTGCTATCGTCCGAGACCCCGCTGAGAGAGCCCGCCGATCTTCTCAATCACACCTTGGTCCACATCGAATGGGCCCCGAGAGGTGTAGCCTGGCCGAATTGGCAAATGTGGATGGCCGCCGCCGGGGTCGGCGACTTCGACGGCAGCCGCACGGTTGCTCTGAAAACCTCGGCGGAAATGCTTCAAGCTGCTATTAATGGCGACGCCATAGCCCTTGTCGATTTAACAAGCGTAGCAAACGATCTGTCGCAGAACCGCCTGGTCCGCCTATTCGATCTCAGTATCCGCATCGCGCCCCAATTTGCTTATTTTCTGGTGTACCCGCAGGAAAGCGCTTCTGATCCCGGGGTTGTTGCGTTTCGTGATTGGGTTCTCGATGAAGCTGGCCGGATGCAGCCCTAG
- a CDS encoding metallophosphoesterase family protein codes for MIYFTSDTHFADPRVLRIDRRPFADMTAHDVTLIQYWNSVVSVDDEVWHLGDFMLQRGGDCDQLLSMLNGRKHLIVGNNDHVTTTQASGWSSVQHYAELVIDDQQLVLCHYPFRTWNKMGKKSLNLHGHSHGKLKPLPRQYDVGVDAQGLRPVPLSTIVSRQGSGSLGAIRA; via the coding sequence ATGATCTATTTCACGAGCGATACCCATTTTGCAGACCCTCGGGTCTTAAGGATCGACCGTCGCCCATTCGCCGACATGACTGCGCACGATGTCACCCTTATTCAATACTGGAATTCCGTGGTCAGCGTAGACGACGAGGTCTGGCATCTTGGAGATTTCATGCTGCAACGAGGCGGCGACTGCGATCAGCTGCTGTCCATGCTGAACGGCCGGAAGCATCTGATCGTCGGAAATAATGACCACGTCACAACCACTCAGGCGTCTGGCTGGTCGAGCGTGCAACACTACGCCGAGTTGGTCATTGATGATCAACAGCTTGTCCTCTGCCACTATCCTTTCAGAACCTGGAATAAGATGGGAAAGAAATCCCTCAATCTCCATGGCCACTCTCATGGGAAGCTTAAGCCCCTGCCCCGCCAATACGATGTCGGGGTCGATGCGCAAGGGCTGAGGCCTGTGCCCCTGTCAACGATTGTTAGCAGACAAGGCAGCGGATCACTGGGCGCTATCCGTGCCTAA